One Nocardia iowensis DNA window includes the following coding sequences:
- a CDS encoding ABC transporter ATP-binding protein, translating to MPAGKRTWVKMSADNGDSRQGDSWLRRVGVLLRLIAPQRNSLVGATVLLLVGTGLSLAQPLLAGQVIRDAVAGEAIMWSLTALVGAYLLHAVTDTGGLYILERSSESVLLSVRNRLAGHLLRLRIPTLESLRVGDLISRVTLDSTVIRNAVGGSLVQILTGAITLIGTVAVMIYLDWLLFTIVFVTVGVAAGAMLLVMTRIEAASTQLQESVGALSADIERALTGVRTVKVNNAEDREHEHLTELAGAAFSAGVRAARLKALGTPAMHLAVTGSFVVSLLVGGVRVANQQMELSSLVSMMLLALNLLIPVGDLFNGSVGLQKALGALSRIESTLALPAEDVDHIEHSDVEPVSRSTDKFAGNGHAALEFRDVHFSYDERPILQGVTFSVPSHGHIALVGHSGAGKSTVFSLVSRFYNPNEGDILLGGRSYADRSRRAWRSEISLLEQNAPLLFGSLRDNLTYRQPGLADDDLHRAIQLAGLADLVARLPRGLDTSVGEHGVLLSGGERQRVALARALIRRPVLMMLDEPTAMLDAETEKALNVTIQAVRKECALLVIAHRLSTIREADTVIFLKDGQIIDTGPHDELVARNVDYQQLVGAKV from the coding sequence GTGCCGGCCGGCAAACGAACGTGGGTGAAGATGTCCGCTGACAACGGCGACTCCCGGCAGGGCGATTCGTGGCTGCGTAGAGTCGGGGTGCTGCTCAGATTGATCGCACCGCAACGGAATTCCTTGGTGGGCGCAACGGTGCTGCTGCTGGTGGGTACCGGACTTTCGCTGGCGCAACCGCTGCTGGCCGGACAGGTCATTCGGGACGCGGTCGCGGGCGAGGCGATCATGTGGTCCCTGACGGCATTGGTGGGGGCCTATCTCCTGCATGCGGTCACCGATACCGGCGGACTCTATATCCTCGAGCGATCCAGTGAATCCGTGCTCCTATCTGTGCGCAATCGCTTGGCCGGGCATCTGCTGCGGTTGAGAATTCCCACACTCGAGTCGCTCAGAGTCGGAGACTTGATCTCACGCGTCACGCTCGATTCGACGGTGATCCGAAACGCGGTCGGGGGCAGTCTGGTTCAGATATTGACCGGCGCGATCACGCTCATCGGCACCGTCGCGGTGATGATCTATCTCGATTGGCTGTTGTTCACGATCGTTTTCGTTACCGTCGGTGTTGCCGCGGGTGCGATGTTGCTGGTGATGACGCGGATCGAGGCTGCTTCGACTCAATTGCAAGAGAGTGTCGGTGCGCTTTCCGCGGACATCGAACGCGCACTTACCGGAGTGCGTACGGTCAAAGTGAACAATGCCGAGGACCGTGAGCACGAGCACTTGACCGAGTTGGCCGGTGCGGCATTCTCCGCAGGCGTGCGTGCCGCCAGATTGAAGGCATTGGGAACTCCGGCAATGCATCTGGCGGTGACCGGCTCGTTCGTTGTTTCCCTGCTGGTCGGTGGCGTCCGGGTGGCAAATCAGCAGATGGAGTTGAGCAGCCTGGTGTCGATGATGCTGCTCGCGCTGAACCTGTTGATCCCGGTCGGTGATCTCTTCAATGGGTCTGTCGGGTTACAGAAGGCGCTGGGTGCGCTCAGCCGGATCGAGTCGACATTGGCATTGCCGGCCGAGGACGTCGACCACATCGAGCACAGCGACGTCGAACCGGTTAGTAGATCAACTGACAAGTTCGCGGGAAACGGGCATGCTGCGCTCGAGTTCCGGGACGTGCATTTCTCGTACGACGAGCGACCAATTCTCCAGGGCGTGACTTTTTCGGTTCCATCGCACGGGCATATCGCCTTGGTCGGGCATTCGGGTGCCGGAAAGTCCACGGTGTTCTCATTGGTCAGCAGATTTTACAACCCGAACGAAGGCGACATCCTCTTGGGCGGTCGGTCGTACGCCGATCGGTCACGCCGGGCATGGCGCTCGGAAATCAGCTTGCTGGAACAGAACGCACCACTGTTGTTCGGCAGTCTTCGAGACAATTTGACGTACCGGCAGCCGGGCCTCGCCGATGATGACCTGCACCGCGCAATACAGCTCGCCGGTCTGGCCGATCTTGTCGCACGACTGCCTCGCGGACTCGACACCTCAGTGGGCGAACACGGCGTTCTGCTCTCAGGTGGTGAGCGGCAACGTGTGGCGCTGGCGCGTGCGTTGATCCGCCGTCCCGTGCTGATGATGCTGGATGAACCCACGGCGATGCTGGACGCCGAGACCGAGAAGGCATTGAACGTGACCATCCAAGCGGTGCGAAAAGAGTGCGCCCTGTTGGTAATTGCCCATCGCCTGTCCACAATCCGCGAAGCCGATACCGTCATCTTTCTCAAGGACGGACAAATCATCGACACTGGCCCACACGACGAGTTGGTCGCCAGAAACGTGGACTACCAGCAACTTGTCGGGGCAAAGGTGTGA